Proteins from a single region of Salvelinus fontinalis isolate EN_2023a chromosome 15, ASM2944872v1, whole genome shotgun sequence:
- the enpp4 gene encoding bis(5'-adenosyl)-triphosphatase enpp4 — protein sequence MLVLLYFLFTFASLAASVGQTGSGKRCDAGAAAPIPVLLVSFDGFRADYLQRFTLPNLMLLYSQGVLVEQITNVFITKTFPNHYSLVTGLYAESHGVIASNMYDHVTQKHFTIFNDTDPFWWNEAEPLWVTALDCGYKTGVAMWPGSDVPIRNRTATHFMPYNPSVTFSQRLANVTHWLTGGQGKGEEPVSFAALYWEEPDRTGHMYGPDNTTHIGQALKEVDDNVGLLISELKRAGLWGHVNVIITSDHGMAQCSTDRIIRLDDCLHSDNYSVVDLTPIAAIIPNRVSDPKVVFSLLSGCHTHMTAYLKKDLPDRLHYRNNDRVQPIILVADEGWTIVQSGGLPRLGDHGYDNTLPSMHPFLVAVGPGFLPGYRLPLLESVDVYPIMCQLLGVPPAPNNGSLSQARCFLAGEDCVDIPLVVGLVVGVLLVLTTLTGLFKLWRPRRQSSSRPFQRLSIQDDDDDDPLLD from the exons ATGTTAGTCCTGCTGTACTTCCTCTTTACCTTCGCTTCATTGGCTGCTTCAGTgggacagacaggaagtggaaaaagATGTGACGCGGGTGCTGCAGCCCCCATTCCGGTGCTGCTGGTGTCGTTTGATGGTTTCAGAGCTGACTACCTTCAACGGTTCACTCTACCCAACCTAATGCTGCTGTATTCGCAGGGAGTCCTGGTGGAACAAATTACTAATGTCTTCATTACCAAGACCTTCCCTAACCACTACAGCCTG GTGACAGGTCTGTATGCAGAGTCTCATGGCGTCATAGCTAGCAATATGTATGACCACGTGACTCAGAAGCACTTCACTATCTTCAACGACACCGACCCTTTCTGGTGGAACGAAGCTGAACCCCTCTGGGTCACTGCACTGGATTGTGGGTACAAGACGGGCGTGGCCATGTGGCCGGGGTCAGACGTGCCAATCAGGAACAGAACAGCGACTCACTTCATGCCCTACAACCCCTCCGTGACCTTTAGTCAACGCCTGGCCAACGTCACTCACTGGCTGACTGGG ggccaGGGTAAAGGGGAGGAGCCAGTATCGTTTGCAGCTCTGTATTGGGAGGAGCCAGACAGGACAGGTCACATGTATGGACCAGACAACACCACCCACATAGGACAGGCTCTTAAAGAG GTAGATGACAATGTGGGTCTGCTGATATCAGAGCTGAAGCGTGCAGGGTTGTGGGGGCATGTCAATGTCATCATCACCAGTGACCATGGAATGGCTCAGTGTTCCACTGATCGCATCATCAGGCTGGATGACTGTCTGCACTCTGACAACTACTCAGTAGTAGACCTAACCCCTATCGCTGCTATCATACCCAACAgag tGTCAGACCCCAAGGTTGTGTTTTCCCTACTGAGTGGTTGCCATACCCACATGACTGCCTACCTGAAGAAGGACCTTCCTGATAGGCTGCACTACAGGAACAATGACAGGGTTCAACCAATCATATTAGTCGCTGACGAGGGATGGACTATCGTACAGAGCGGAGGGCTACCACGTC TGGGAGACCACGGCTATGACAACACTCTACCCAGCATGCACCCCTTCCTGGTGGCAGTGGGCCCAGGCTTCCTTCCTGGTTACCGTCTCCCGCTGTTAGAGAGTGTTGATGTCTACCCAATAATGTGTCAGCTGCTAGGGGTTCCACCAGCACCAAACAACGGATCTCTGTCTCAGGCACGCTGCTTCCTGGCTGGGGAGGACTGTGTCGACATCCCCCTGGTGGTGGGACTGGTGGTGGGGGTACTGCTGGTTCTCACCACACTCACTG gACTGTTCAAGTTGTGGAGGCCACGGCGTCAGTCATCCTCTCGTCCCTTCCAACGCCTCTCTATAcaggacgatgatgatgatgaccctCTGCTGGACTAG